One Peterkaempfera bronchialis DNA window includes the following coding sequences:
- the ngcE gene encoding N-acetylglucosamine/diacetylchitobiose ABC transporter substrate-binding protein — MGSAAGCNRRGLLKRAAALGLAAVPAAPLLSACALGGAPAAGPARRAPVTPDNPLGVDRAAPLEVVLFDGGFGDGYARDAEALYRTANPGAAVRHTATQDIQPQLQPRFVGGNPPDLIDNSGARQLDLATLAAQGQLLDLTPLLDAPSLDDPAVRVRDTLVAGTAEKGRLGGSALYALNYAFTVYGVYHSRTVLHRHGWQYPATWDGMLRICAAARRKGLAGWTYPGKHPHYLTFTLYPLIAGIGGPQVLRAMDNLEPNAFRHPAVRAAVEAYHELAAKGYVLRGSPGLDHIQAQTAWTEGRALFLPVGSWVENEARATTPADFAMAVAPNPGSRTVWAEAGEPFVVPARGRNTAGALELLRIMLGRRSARNFTRQVSSLSCVRGAADGMRLPPGLRSAADLLAAAGPAVVAPMLPVWYRTLHREQIGGTLGELMAGRIGPDECLTRFQRYADETARDSSLRHPRHA; from the coding sequence ATGGGGTCGGCAGCGGGATGCAACCGGCGGGGGCTGCTCAAGCGGGCGGCGGCCCTTGGCCTGGCCGCCGTACCGGCCGCCCCCCTGCTCTCCGCCTGCGCGCTGGGCGGCGCCCCGGCGGCCGGCCCCGCCCGCAGGGCGCCGGTCACCCCGGACAACCCGCTGGGCGTCGACCGCGCCGCCCCGCTGGAGGTGGTCCTCTTCGACGGCGGCTTCGGCGACGGGTACGCCAGGGACGCCGAGGCGCTCTACCGGACGGCCAACCCCGGCGCGGCCGTCCGGCACACCGCCACCCAGGACATCCAGCCGCAGCTCCAGCCGCGCTTCGTCGGCGGCAACCCGCCGGACCTGATCGACAACTCCGGCGCCCGGCAGCTGGACCTCGCCACCCTCGCGGCCCAGGGCCAACTGCTGGACCTCACCCCGCTGCTGGACGCGCCGTCGCTGGACGACCCGGCGGTCCGGGTCCGCGACACCCTGGTCGCCGGGACCGCCGAGAAGGGGCGGCTGGGCGGCAGCGCGCTGTACGCCCTCAACTACGCCTTCACCGTCTACGGCGTCTACCACTCGCGGACGGTGCTGCACCGCCACGGCTGGCAGTACCCGGCGACCTGGGACGGGATGCTGCGGATCTGCGCGGCGGCGAGGCGCAAGGGACTGGCCGGCTGGACCTACCCCGGCAAGCACCCCCACTACCTCACCTTCACCCTCTACCCCCTGATCGCCGGGATCGGCGGCCCGCAGGTGCTCAGGGCGATGGACAACCTGGAGCCCAACGCCTTCCGCCACCCCGCCGTCAGAGCCGCCGTGGAGGCGTACCACGAGCTGGCCGCCAAGGGGTACGTCCTCCGGGGCAGCCCGGGCCTGGACCACATCCAGGCGCAGACCGCCTGGACCGAGGGCAGGGCGCTCTTCCTGCCCGTCGGCTCCTGGGTGGAGAACGAGGCCAGGGCCACCACCCCGGCGGACTTCGCGATGGCCGTCGCCCCCAACCCCGGCTCCCGGACCGTCTGGGCCGAGGCCGGAGAGCCCTTTGTCGTCCCCGCCCGGGGGCGCAACACCGCAGGCGCCCTGGAACTGCTGCGGATCATGCTCGGCAGGCGGTCGGCGCGGAACTTCACCCGGCAGGTCTCCTCGCTCAGCTGCGTCAGGGGCGCCGCCGACGGCATGCGGCTGCCCCCCGGGCTGCGGTCGGCCGCCGACCTGCTCGCCGCGGCCGGACCGGCGGTGGTCGCCCCCATGCTGCCGGTCTGGTACCGGACCCTGCACCGGGAGCAGATCGGCGGCACCCTGGGGGAGCTGATGGCCGGTCGGATCGGGCCGGACGAGTGCCTGACCCGGTTCCAGCGGTACGCCGACGAGACGGCCAGGGACTCCTCGCTGCGCCACCCCAGGCACGCATGA
- a CDS encoding carbohydrate ABC transporter permease — MNPRRRRAWLGYRFASGFLALPLGVYAVFAVSPFVQTFALAFTDWSGLTPGMHFTGTANLRRLVHDELFWTALGHSTVLLLVLPLVTLALGLFFAFMVNAGGRRGAAVAGVRGSGLYKVVYFFPQMLSISIVAVLWQSVYNPVGGALNAGLGAVGLGALQQTWLGDPGLALGCVTAVMVWSNVGFHVVLFSAAMASIPAEIHEAALLDGAGRAATFFRITLPLLRDTVRTGWVYLGIIALDAFAVVQIMTVGPGGPDYSTEVLGRYLYKKAFDEGQAGYAGTLGLALLLVTMVFAAAVLGLGRRRERIEY, encoded by the coding sequence ATGAACCCCCGGCGCCGCCGTGCCTGGCTCGGATACCGCTTCGCGTCGGGCTTCCTGGCCCTGCCGCTGGGCGTGTACGCGGTCTTCGCGGTCTCCCCGTTCGTCCAGACCTTCGCCCTCGCCTTCACCGACTGGAGCGGCCTCACCCCCGGGATGCACTTCACCGGCACGGCCAATCTGCGGCGGCTGGTCCACGACGAGCTGTTCTGGACCGCGCTGGGGCACAGCACGGTGCTGCTGCTGGTGCTGCCGCTGGTGACCCTGGCGCTGGGGCTCTTCTTCGCCTTCATGGTCAACGCGGGCGGGCGGCGGGGCGCGGCGGTCGCCGGGGTGCGCGGCTCGGGCCTCTACAAGGTCGTCTACTTCTTCCCGCAGATGCTCTCGATCAGCATCGTCGCGGTGCTCTGGCAGTCCGTCTACAACCCCGTGGGCGGGGCGCTCAACGCCGGGCTGGGCGCCGTCGGCCTGGGGGCGCTGCAACAGACCTGGCTGGGCGACCCCGGGCTGGCCCTGGGCTGTGTGACGGCGGTGATGGTGTGGAGCAACGTCGGCTTCCATGTGGTGCTCTTCTCGGCCGCCATGGCGTCCATCCCGGCGGAGATCCACGAGGCGGCGCTGCTGGACGGGGCCGGCCGGGCGGCGACCTTCTTCCGGATCACCCTGCCGCTGCTCCGGGACACCGTCCGGACCGGCTGGGTCTACCTCGGCATCATCGCGCTGGACGCCTTCGCGGTGGTGCAGATCATGACGGTGGGGCCCGGCGGTCCGGACTACTCCACCGAGGTGCTGGGCCGCTATCTGTACAAGAAGGCGTTCGACGAGGGGCAGGCGGGCTATGCCGGGACCCTGGGCCTGGCCCTGCTCCTGGTGACCATGGTCTTCGCGGCGGCGGTGCTCGGGCTGGGCCGCCGCCGTGAGCGCATCGAGTACTGA
- a CDS encoding carbohydrate ABC transporter permease, which yields MTTPGPARSGRVLNACCHTFLLAWAVLVTLPLLWAVMTSLKTDGEIFTRPWALPSSLHFENWSRAWSQAHIGRYFLNSLMVVGGSLTATMLLGSMAAYVLARFAFPGNRLLYGLFVAGMGFPAILTLVPLFFVLRNLGLLATYPGLVLTYTAYSLPFTVFFLTAFFRALPGSVAEAAEIDGASHSRIFFQVMLPMARPGLVSVGIFDFLGQWNQYLLPLVLNNQDESRSLLPQGLARLAVSQGYKGDWSGLFAGLVLAMVPVLAVYAVFQRQLRAGLTTGALK from the coding sequence ATGACCACGCCTGGCCCGGCCCGCTCCGGTCGGGTCCTGAACGCCTGCTGCCACACCTTCCTGCTGGCCTGGGCGGTGCTGGTGACCCTGCCGCTGCTCTGGGCGGTGATGACCTCCCTGAAGACCGACGGCGAGATCTTCACCCGCCCCTGGGCGCTGCCGTCCTCGCTCCACTTCGAGAACTGGAGCCGCGCCTGGAGCCAGGCGCACATCGGCCGCTACTTCCTCAACTCGCTGATGGTGGTGGGCGGTTCGCTGACCGCGACGATGCTGCTGGGCTCCATGGCGGCGTATGTGCTGGCCCGCTTCGCCTTTCCGGGCAACCGGCTGCTGTACGGCCTCTTCGTCGCCGGGATGGGCTTCCCGGCGATCCTCACCCTGGTGCCGCTCTTCTTCGTCCTGCGCAACCTGGGGCTGCTGGCCACCTATCCGGGGCTGGTCCTCACCTACACCGCCTACTCGCTGCCCTTCACGGTCTTCTTCCTCACCGCGTTCTTCCGCGCCCTGCCCGGCAGCGTCGCCGAGGCGGCCGAGATCGACGGTGCCTCGCACTCCCGGATCTTCTTCCAGGTGATGCTGCCGATGGCCCGGCCGGGGCTGGTCAGCGTGGGGATCTTCGACTTCCTGGGGCAGTGGAACCAGTATCTGCTGCCGCTGGTGCTCAACAACCAGGACGAGAGCCGCTCCCTGCTGCCCCAGGGGCTGGCCCGGCTGGCGGTGAGCCAGGGCTACAAGGGGGACTGGTCCGGGCTCTTCGCCGGGCTGGTGCTGGCGATGGTGCCGGTGCTGGCGGTGTACGCGGTCTTCCAGCGGCAGCTGCGGGCGGGGCTCACGACCGGCGCCCTCAAGTGA
- a CDS encoding ROK family transcriptional regulator: MDTPGSQSSLHRANLERVLRAVRMAGSLTQAEIARSTGLSAATVSNIVRELKESGTVVVTPTSSGGRRARSVSLSADAGIVVGVDFGHTHLRVAVGNLAHRVLAEESEPIDVDASAAQGFDRAETLVERLLAQTGFRSDKVIGVGLGVPGPIDVETGAIGSTAILPGWTGVEPGRELSSRLGMPVYVDNDANLGALGELVWGAGRGLSDLAYIKVASGVGAGLVISGQIYRGPGGTAGEIGHITLDESGPVCRCGNRGCLETFVGSRYLLNLLNASHGPGLSVPRVVQLAQRGDLGCRRVIADVGRQIGTGVANLCNLLNPRRVILGGDLAEAGELVLSPIRESVARYAIPSAARQLSVVPGTLGGRAEVLGALALVMSEMGDSGALPQSEGSAQQRSVTAVSSGR, encoded by the coding sequence CTGGACACTCCGGGATCGCAGTCCTCGCTTCACCGGGCGAACCTGGAGCGGGTGCTGCGCGCGGTCCGCATGGCGGGGTCGCTGACCCAGGCGGAGATCGCCCGCTCCACCGGGCTCTCCGCCGCGACGGTGTCCAACATCGTCCGCGAGCTCAAGGAGAGCGGCACGGTGGTGGTGACCCCCACCTCCTCCGGCGGCCGGCGGGCCCGCAGCGTCTCGCTCAGCGCCGACGCCGGCATCGTGGTCGGCGTCGACTTCGGCCACACCCATCTGCGGGTGGCGGTCGGCAACCTCGCCCACCGGGTGCTCGCCGAGGAGAGCGAGCCGATCGATGTGGACGCCTCCGCGGCGCAGGGCTTCGACCGGGCCGAGACCCTGGTGGAGCGGCTGCTGGCGCAGACCGGCTTCCGCTCGGACAAGGTGATCGGGGTGGGCCTGGGCGTCCCCGGTCCGATCGATGTGGAGACCGGCGCGATCGGCTCCACCGCCATCCTGCCGGGGTGGACCGGGGTGGAGCCCGGCCGGGAGCTCTCCTCCCGGCTCGGCATGCCGGTCTACGTCGACAACGACGCCAACCTGGGCGCGCTGGGCGAGCTGGTCTGGGGCGCCGGCAGGGGGCTGTCGGACCTGGCGTACATCAAGGTCGCCAGCGGCGTCGGGGCCGGTCTGGTGATCAGCGGGCAGATCTACCGGGGGCCCGGCGGCACTGCGGGCGAGATCGGGCACATCACCCTGGACGAGTCCGGTCCGGTCTGCCGCTGCGGCAACCGAGGCTGCCTGGAGACCTTTGTCGGCTCCCGCTACCTGCTCAATCTTCTGAACGCCAGCCATGGCCCCGGGCTCAGCGTGCCCCGCGTGGTACAGCTGGCGCAGCGCGGCGATCTGGGCTGCCGCCGGGTGATCGCGGACGTCGGCCGGCAGATCGGCACCGGCGTCGCCAACCTGTGCAACCTGCTCAACCCGCGTCGGGTGATCCTCGGCGGAGACCTCGCCGAGGCCGGTGAGCTGGTACTTTCCCCGATCCGGGAGTCGGTGGCGCGCTATGCGATCCCCAGCGCCGCCCGCCAGCTCTCGGTGGTCCCGGGCACCCTGGGGGGCCGCGCCGAGGTGCTGGGCGCGCTGGCACTGGTGATGAGCGAGATGGGCGATTCAGGAGCTTTGCCCCAGTCTGAGGGGTCGGCCCAACAGCGGTCGGTTACGGCTGTGTCTTCAGGAAGATAA
- a CDS encoding sugar ABC transporter substrate-binding protein, with the protein MNAMMRRAVIGTAAVSMALSMAACGSAGGDKKADKPTAGSTTSKNIGLLLPENSSSIRYESFDKPLFTAKVSALCSDCKVLYNNAQGNTATQKQQFDALISQGVKVIVLDPQDANATKSWVEEAAKKGVKVVAYDRFAAGPVAAYVSFDNEKVGELQGQALVDALGDKAKDANVVMINGAETDPNAGLFKKGAHSVLDSKVKKVVYEQSGEWDPKTAGQKMGAAITQLGKKGFQAVYSANDGMAAAIITALKGAGIKDVPVGGQDAASDAIQRILSGDQAYTIYKAYKPEAEAAAEIAVNLLQGKDVKSVATDTADSDTAKGVPSMLLPAKVVTKDNVKDTVIADGLYKVSDICTAAYAKACADAGIS; encoded by the coding sequence ATGAACGCAATGATGCGTCGCGCCGTGATCGGCACCGCTGCTGTCTCGATGGCCCTCAGCATGGCTGCCTGTGGTTCGGCCGGTGGTGACAAGAAGGCGGACAAGCCCACTGCCGGCAGCACCACCAGCAAGAACATCGGCCTGCTGCTCCCGGAGAACTCCTCCTCCATCCGGTACGAGTCCTTCGACAAGCCGCTCTTCACCGCCAAGGTGTCGGCGCTCTGCTCGGACTGCAAGGTCCTGTACAACAACGCGCAGGGCAACACCGCCACGCAGAAGCAGCAGTTCGACGCGCTGATCTCGCAGGGCGTGAAGGTCATCGTGCTGGACCCGCAGGACGCCAACGCGACCAAGTCGTGGGTCGAGGAGGCCGCGAAGAAGGGCGTCAAGGTCGTCGCCTACGACCGCTTCGCCGCCGGCCCGGTCGCCGCCTATGTCTCCTTCGACAACGAGAAGGTCGGCGAGCTCCAGGGCCAGGCGCTGGTCGACGCGCTGGGCGACAAGGCCAAGGACGCCAACGTTGTCATGATCAACGGCGCCGAGACCGACCCCAACGCCGGGCTGTTCAAGAAGGGCGCCCACTCGGTGCTCGACAGCAAGGTCAAGAAGGTCGTCTACGAGCAGTCCGGTGAGTGGGACCCGAAGACCGCCGGCCAGAAGATGGGTGCCGCCATCACCCAGCTCGGCAAGAAGGGCTTCCAGGCGGTCTACTCCGCCAACGACGGCATGGCCGCCGCCATCATCACCGCGCTCAAGGGCGCCGGCATCAAGGACGTCCCGGTGGGCGGCCAGGACGCCGCCTCCGACGCCATCCAGCGGATCCTCTCCGGCGACCAGGCGTACACCATCTACAAGGCGTACAAGCCGGAGGCCGAGGCAGCCGCCGAGATCGCCGTCAACCTGCTCCAGGGCAAGGACGTCAAGTCCGTCGCCACGGACACCGCCGACAGCGACACCGCCAAGGGCGTTCCGTCCATGCTGCTCCCGGCCAAGGTCGTGACCAAGGACAACGTCAAGGACACGGTCATCGCCGACGGCCTCTACAAGGTCTCGGACATCTGCACCGCCGCCTACGCCAAGGCGTGCGCGGACGCCGGCATCAGCTAG
- a CDS encoding ATP-binding cassette domain-containing protein, whose translation MVHVTGAPVLALRGVSKRFGAVQALTDVHLEVHAGEVVALVGDNGAGKSTLVKTIAGVHPIDEGVIEWDGRPVQIGRPQDAQSLGVATVYQDLALCDNLDVVANLFLGREILRGGLLDEVAMEKRAQELLDTLSIRIPSVRIPVASLSGGQRQVVAIARALVGDPRVVILDEPTAALGVEQTAQVLDLVERLRERGLGVILISHNMADVKAVADTVTVLRLGRNNGVFDVKTTSHEEIISAITGATENAVTRRQARIAEGQQ comes from the coding sequence ATGGTTCACGTGACAGGCGCACCCGTACTGGCGTTGCGCGGGGTCTCCAAGCGGTTCGGTGCCGTCCAGGCGCTCACCGACGTCCATCTGGAGGTCCACGCCGGAGAGGTGGTCGCCCTGGTCGGCGACAACGGCGCCGGCAAGTCCACCCTGGTCAAGACGATCGCAGGCGTGCACCCCATCGACGAGGGCGTCATCGAGTGGGACGGCAGGCCGGTCCAGATCGGCCGCCCGCAGGACGCCCAGAGCCTCGGTGTGGCCACCGTCTACCAGGACCTGGCGCTCTGCGACAACCTCGATGTGGTCGCCAACCTCTTCCTCGGCCGCGAGATCCTGCGCGGCGGCCTGCTGGACGAGGTCGCCATGGAGAAGCGCGCCCAGGAGCTGCTCGACACCCTGTCGATCCGCATCCCCAGCGTGCGCATCCCGGTCGCCTCCCTCTCCGGCGGCCAGCGCCAGGTGGTCGCCATCGCCCGCGCCCTGGTCGGCGACCCCAGGGTCGTGATCCTGGACGAGCCCACCGCGGCCCTCGGCGTCGAGCAGACCGCCCAGGTCCTGGACCTGGTGGAGCGGCTGCGTGAGCGCGGCCTCGGCGTGATCCTGATCAGCCACAACATGGCCGACGTCAAGGCGGTCGCCGACACCGTCACCGTGCTGCGGCTGGGCCGCAACAACGGTGTCTTCGACGTGAAGACCACCAGCCATGAGGAGATCATCTCCGCCATCACCGGCGCCACGGAGAATGCCGTGACCCGGCGTCAGGCCCGCATCGCGGAGGGACAGCAGTGA
- a CDS encoding sugar ABC transporter permease: protein MEPTATDTPAADTATAADTPTADTATAVATPAPVRAVDPRLLVREEGFKGYVDEFQRKLRSGDLGSIPVILGLILIWGIFQGVTGTFLNSDNLSNITLYIAGPGLMAVGIVFVLLLGEIDLSVGSVAGTTAAISLVLSTQHGVNEWLAVLIAIAAAVVIGAIHGFFFAKVGVPAFVVTLAGLLGWSGLQQWVLGQTGTINNPPDGLIVHLDNYFFSDVAAAYGLALVGVLIYLGGALLDAKRRRDAALPSRPVSEIAVRTAVLAVIAFAAAYTLNQDRGLPLALVVFLGLVVITDWVLRRTSYGRQIFAVGGSVEAARRAGINVAWIRISVFMISAGMAALGGLFIASQSGAADKALGSGNVLMNAIAAAVIGGTSLFGGRGKTWSALLGILVIQSIVQGLNLKGIDTSIQYMITGAVLLGAVVLDSVSRRTQKASGRG from the coding sequence ATCGAGCCCACCGCCACCGACACCCCCGCCGCCGACACCGCCACGGCAGCCGACACCCCCACGGCCGACACCGCCACGGCCGTCGCGACCCCCGCCCCGGTGCGCGCCGTCGACCCCCGGCTGCTGGTCCGCGAGGAGGGCTTCAAGGGCTACGTCGACGAGTTCCAGCGGAAGCTGCGCAGCGGTGACCTCGGGTCCATCCCGGTCATCCTCGGCCTCATCCTGATCTGGGGCATCTTCCAGGGCGTCACCGGGACCTTCCTCAACTCGGACAACCTCTCCAACATCACGCTCTACATCGCCGGCCCCGGCCTGATGGCCGTCGGCATCGTCTTCGTCCTGCTGCTCGGCGAGATCGACCTCTCGGTGGGCTCGGTGGCGGGCACCACCGCCGCGATCTCCCTGGTGCTCTCCACCCAGCACGGCGTCAACGAGTGGCTGGCCGTGCTCATCGCCATCGCCGCCGCCGTCGTCATCGGCGCCATCCACGGCTTCTTCTTCGCCAAGGTCGGCGTCCCCGCGTTTGTGGTCACCCTGGCGGGTCTGCTCGGCTGGAGCGGTCTCCAGCAGTGGGTGCTCGGCCAGACCGGCACCATCAACAACCCGCCGGACGGCCTCATCGTCCACCTGGACAACTACTTCTTCAGCGATGTGGCCGCCGCCTACGGCCTGGCCCTGGTCGGCGTGCTGATCTACCTCGGCGGCGCGCTGCTGGACGCCAAGCGCCGCCGGGACGCCGCGCTGCCCTCCCGCCCGGTGAGCGAGATCGCCGTACGCACCGCGGTGCTGGCCGTGATCGCCTTCGCCGCCGCGTACACCCTCAACCAGGACCGGGGCCTGCCGCTCGCCCTGGTGGTCTTCCTCGGCCTCGTGGTGATCACCGACTGGGTGCTGCGCCGCACCTCCTACGGCCGCCAGATCTTCGCGGTCGGCGGCAGCGTCGAGGCGGCCCGCCGCGCCGGTATCAACGTGGCCTGGATCCGGATCTCGGTCTTTATGATCTCGGCCGGCATGGCGGCGCTGGGCGGCCTCTTCATCGCCTCCCAGTCCGGCGCCGCCGACAAGGCGCTGGGCAGCGGCAATGTGCTGATGAACGCCATCGCCGCAGCCGTGATCGGCGGCACCAGCCTCTTCGGCGGCCGGGGCAAGACCTGGTCGGCGCTGCTGGGCATCCTGGTCATCCAGTCGATCGTCCAGGGCCTCAACCTCAAGGGCATCGACACCTCCATCCAGTACATGATCACCGGCGCGGTGCTGCTCGGCGCGGTCGTCCTGGACTCGGTCTCCCGGCGCACCCAGAAGGCGTCCGGCCGAGGCTGA
- the dxs gene encoding 1-deoxy-D-xylulose-5-phosphate synthase → MALLTRIRGPRDLDRLTPAQLADLAEEIREFLVDAVSRTGGHLGPNLGVVELTIALHRVFDSPRDRILFDTGHQSYVHKLLTGRQDFSRLRVKGGLSGYPSRAESEHDVIENSHASTVLGYADGLAKANQLKGHRDRPVVAVIGDGALTGGMAWEALNNIAEAHDRPLVIVVNDNERSYSPTIGGLANHLATLRTTQGYERFLAWGKDALQRTPVVGQQLFETLHGAKKGLKDFIAPQGMFEDLGLKYIGPIDGHDITALESALGRARGFGGPVIVHCLTEKGRGYRPAEQNDEDRFHAVNVIHPDTGLPVKTAGKDWTSVFGEEMVALGRERRDLVAITAAMLHPVGLAPFAKQFPDRVFDVGIAEQHAAVSAAGLATGGLHPVVAVYATFLNRAFDQVLMDVALHRLGVTFVLDRAGVTGTDGASHNGMWDMSILQVVPGLRLAAPRDADQLRAQLREAVAVDDAPTVVRYSKGTVGPAVPSLGRIGGMDVLRGNPAPVVDPVPSDEGSGGIVRADVLLVSVGAMAGTCLEAADLLAAQGITSTVVDPRWVKPVDPQLPGLAAEHRVVVTVEDNGRVGGVGAAVSQALRDAAVDVPLRDFGIPQRFLDHAKREEILAEIGLTGPDIARQVTALVARLDAEPVDA, encoded by the coding sequence GTGGCCCTGCTGACCCGCATTCGGGGACCGCGTGATCTGGACCGGCTCACCCCCGCACAGCTCGCGGATCTGGCCGAGGAGATCCGGGAGTTCCTGGTCGACGCGGTCTCGCGGACGGGCGGTCACCTCGGGCCCAACCTCGGTGTGGTGGAGCTCACCATCGCCCTGCACCGGGTCTTCGACTCGCCGCGCGACCGCATCCTCTTCGACACCGGCCACCAGTCCTACGTCCACAAGCTGCTCACCGGCCGTCAGGACTTCTCCCGGCTGCGGGTCAAGGGCGGGCTGTCCGGCTACCCCTCGCGGGCCGAGTCCGAGCACGATGTGATCGAGAACTCGCACGCCTCCACCGTGCTCGGCTACGCCGACGGCCTCGCCAAGGCCAACCAGCTCAAGGGCCACCGCGACCGCCCGGTGGTCGCCGTCATCGGCGACGGCGCGCTGACCGGCGGCATGGCCTGGGAGGCGCTCAACAACATCGCCGAGGCCCACGACCGCCCGCTGGTCATCGTGGTCAACGACAATGAGCGCTCCTACTCGCCCACCATCGGCGGCCTCGCCAACCACCTGGCCACCCTGCGCACCACCCAGGGGTACGAGCGCTTCCTCGCCTGGGGCAAGGACGCCCTTCAGCGCACCCCGGTGGTCGGCCAGCAGCTCTTCGAGACCCTGCACGGCGCCAAGAAGGGCCTCAAGGACTTCATCGCCCCGCAGGGCATGTTCGAGGACCTGGGCCTGAAGTACATCGGCCCCATCGACGGGCATGACATCACCGCGCTGGAGTCCGCGCTGGGCCGCGCCCGGGGCTTCGGCGGCCCGGTCATCGTGCACTGCCTCACCGAGAAGGGCCGGGGCTACCGCCCCGCCGAGCAGAACGACGAGGACCGCTTCCACGCGGTCAACGTCATCCACCCCGACACCGGGCTGCCGGTGAAGACCGCCGGCAAGGACTGGACCTCCGTCTTCGGCGAGGAGATGGTCGCCCTCGGCCGCGAGCGCCGGGACCTGGTGGCGATCACCGCCGCCATGCTCCACCCGGTCGGCCTGGCCCCCTTCGCCAAGCAGTTCCCGGACCGGGTCTTCGACGTGGGCATCGCCGAGCAGCATGCCGCGGTCTCCGCCGCCGGTCTGGCCACCGGCGGGCTGCACCCGGTGGTCGCGGTCTACGCCACCTTCCTCAACCGGGCGTTCGACCAGGTCCTGATGGATGTGGCGCTGCACCGGCTGGGCGTCACCTTCGTGCTGGACCGGGCCGGCGTCACCGGCACCGACGGCGCCAGCCACAACGGCATGTGGGACATGTCCATCCTCCAGGTCGTCCCCGGGCTGCGGCTCGCCGCCCCGCGCGACGCCGACCAACTGCGTGCCCAGCTCCGCGAGGCCGTCGCCGTCGACGACGCGCCCACCGTGGTCCGCTACTCCAAGGGCACCGTCGGCCCCGCCGTCCCCTCGCTGGGCCGGATCGGCGGGATGGACGTCCTGCGCGGCAACCCCGCGCCGGTGGTCGACCCGGTGCCGTCCGACGAGGGCTCCGGCGGCATCGTCCGCGCCGACGTACTGCTGGTCTCGGTCGGCGCCATGGCCGGCACCTGCCTGGAGGCCGCCGACCTGCTCGCCGCCCAGGGCATCACCTCCACCGTGGTCGACCCCCGCTGGGTCAAGCCGGTCGACCCCCAGCTGCCCGGCCTCGCCGCCGAGCACCGTGTGGTGGTCACGGTGGAGGACAACGGCCGCGTCGGCGGCGTGGGTGCCGCCGTCTCCCAGGCGCTGCGCGACGCCGCTGTGGATGTGCCGCTGCGCGACTTCGGCATCCCGCAGCGCTTCCTCGACCACGCCAAGCGCGAGGAGATCCTGGCCGAGATCGGCCTCACCGGGCCGGACATCGCCCGTCAGGTGACCGCGCTGGTGGCCAGGCTGGACGCGGAGCCGGTCGACGCCTGA